From the Nisaea sediminum genome, one window contains:
- a CDS encoding TauD/TfdA family dioxygenase, producing MATLDGTVRQLFEGEDFAVLVEADGTSGNAASWVSANLAGIEELAKTHPVVVLRGIGLSDEKGFPPVRDLLVGRPANYVYRSTPRTEVLEGVLTATEYPASEEILMHCENAYQRDWPLRLVFCCIKPAETGGQTPVADVRKVTRDIGEEILDEVERRGIRYIRNYHEGFDLDWKTVFQTDDRGEVERFCRENDIDFEWTADGHLKTAQTCQGTARHPVTGERLWFNQAHLFHASALGEDVLEDLVDIFGEDGLPRDARYGDGAPIPGEVLEKVRAAFQKEARQFDWQAGDVMLVDNMLASHARRPFTGSRRVLVSMGRMHSELEQIAGAAE from the coding sequence ATGGCTACGCTGGACGGAACCGTACGGCAATTGTTCGAGGGCGAGGATTTCGCGGTCCTCGTCGAGGCGGACGGCACGAGCGGCAACGCCGCGTCCTGGGTCTCGGCCAATCTCGCCGGGATCGAGGAGCTGGCGAAGACGCATCCGGTCGTGGTCCTGCGCGGCATCGGCCTGTCCGACGAGAAGGGCTTTCCGCCGGTGCGCGACCTTCTGGTCGGCCGCCCGGCGAACTATGTCTATCGCTCGACGCCGCGTACCGAAGTGCTCGAAGGCGTGCTGACCGCGACGGAATATCCGGCGAGCGAAGAGATCCTGATGCATTGCGAGAACGCCTACCAGCGTGACTGGCCACTGCGTCTGGTCTTCTGCTGCATCAAACCGGCGGAGACGGGCGGACAGACGCCGGTGGCCGACGTGCGCAAGGTCACGCGGGATATCGGCGAGGAGATCCTCGACGAGGTCGAGCGCCGGGGCATCCGTTACATCCGGAACTACCACGAGGGCTTCGACCTTGACTGGAAGACTGTGTTCCAGACCGACGACCGGGGTGAGGTCGAGCGCTTCTGCCGGGAAAACGATATCGACTTCGAATGGACTGCGGACGGTCACCTGAAGACGGCGCAGACCTGCCAGGGCACCGCGCGCCATCCGGTGACCGGAGAGCGGCTCTGGTTCAACCAGGCGCATCTCTTCCATGCCTCAGCACTCGGCGAGGACGTGCTGGAGGATCTGGTCGATATCTTCGGCGAGGACGGGCTGCCGCGCGATGCGCGCTACGGCGACGGCGCGCCGATCCCGGGCGAGGTGCTGGAGAAGGTTCGTGCGGCCTTTCAGAAAGAGGCCCGGCAGTTCGACTGGCAAGCGGGCGACGTCATGCTGGTCGACAATATGCTGGCCTCGCATGCCCGGCGGCCCTTCACCGGCTCGCGCCGGGTGCTGGTCAGCATGGGCCGGATGCATTCCGAGCTGGAGCAGATCGCGGGCGCGGCGGAATAG
- a CDS encoding RiPP maturation radical SAM C-methyltransferase translates to MRIALVNMPFSSLQIPSIALHQLETVVREKFADAETSVHYLNHDFGAQVGPDLYAWISESLAGHTCGFGEWLFRHAAFPEHGDNTEAYFARYLHHFGKEQVERYHRELAPVRADLPRILDEMIETHGLADADIVGLTSMFFQNMPSFALARRLKETGSKALVLMGGANCEGNMGIEIVNNVPWLDYVFSGHALVNFPKFLEAFRAGETEVMSRIDGIFSRTNSRSITALDPSVKAKRPSDAKPELQVDGIKVDGPERSLNSDVPLDYEVYLESYKRHFGDYRADEVELLFETSRGCWWGEKAHCTFCGLNGATMKFREMGVDLARKTIQEMVDKYADRVTRFASVDNIIPKSYTDDLLPELKVPGHVTLFYEVKADLSREQLKTLAKARVVEVQPGVESIATETLKLMRKGTTAFNNIRFLADCAAEGVKPVWNLLVGFPGESAETFEMYRKNLPRLTHLPPPSGVFPVRFDRFSPYFTQADSFGLDLEPLDYHELNYPFPEEVVWNMAYYFRDRNIDAPYQVDLAEHLAHLREAVTKWRARWESEAGAPRLRLIEDDYGWLVEDQRTGHKVEHELDDPDVELLRALETPQALTKAREMNADSLAYLQELGLLFEERGRVMSLVMEGTRHDLDAGLHSFAGSKGRAENAALGLTF, encoded by the coding sequence ATGCGCATTGCGCTCGTCAACATGCCGTTCTCGTCGCTGCAGATCCCCTCGATCGCGCTGCATCAGCTCGAAACCGTGGTCCGCGAGAAGTTCGCCGACGCCGAGACCAGCGTGCATTACCTGAACCATGATTTCGGCGCCCAGGTCGGGCCGGACCTCTACGCCTGGATCTCGGAGAGTCTCGCCGGCCATACCTGCGGCTTCGGCGAATGGTTGTTCCGCCATGCCGCCTTCCCGGAGCATGGCGACAATACCGAGGCCTATTTCGCCCGCTACCTGCACCATTTCGGAAAAGAGCAGGTCGAGCGCTATCACCGCGAGCTGGCGCCGGTTCGCGCCGACCTTCCGCGCATCCTCGACGAGATGATCGAGACCCACGGGCTGGCCGATGCGGATATCGTCGGTCTCACCTCGATGTTCTTCCAGAACATGCCGAGCTTTGCTCTGGCGCGTCGGCTGAAGGAAACCGGCTCGAAGGCGCTGGTGCTGATGGGCGGGGCCAATTGCGAAGGCAATATGGGCATCGAGATCGTCAATAACGTACCTTGGCTCGACTATGTCTTCTCTGGCCATGCGCTGGTCAATTTCCCGAAGTTTCTCGAGGCCTTCCGGGCCGGCGAGACCGAGGTGATGTCGAGGATCGACGGGATCTTCAGCCGGACCAACAGCCGTTCCATCACGGCGCTCGATCCGTCGGTGAAGGCGAAGCGGCCGAGCGATGCCAAGCCGGAGCTGCAGGTGGACGGCATCAAGGTGGACGGACCGGAGCGCTCGCTCAACAGCGACGTGCCGCTCGATTACGAGGTCTATCTCGAGTCCTATAAGCGCCATTTCGGCGACTATCGCGCCGACGAAGTCGAGCTGCTGTTCGAGACCTCGCGCGGTTGCTGGTGGGGCGAGAAGGCGCATTGCACCTTTTGCGGACTCAATGGCGCGACGATGAAGTTCCGCGAGATGGGCGTCGATCTCGCCCGCAAGACGATCCAGGAGATGGTCGACAAATACGCGGATCGCGTGACGCGCTTCGCCAGCGTCGACAACATCATCCCGAAATCCTACACCGACGACCTGCTGCCGGAACTGAAGGTGCCGGGCCACGTGACCCTGTTCTACGAGGTGAAGGCGGATCTATCCCGCGAGCAGCTGAAGACTCTTGCAAAGGCGCGCGTGGTCGAGGTGCAGCCGGGAGTCGAGTCCATCGCGACCGAAACCCTGAAGCTGATGCGCAAGGGCACCACCGCCTTCAACAATATCCGCTTCCTCGCCGATTGCGCGGCCGAGGGGGTGAAGCCGGTCTGGAACCTGCTGGTCGGCTTTCCGGGCGAGTCCGCCGAGACCTTCGAGATGTACCGCAAGAACCTGCCGCGGCTGACCCACCTGCCGCCGCCCTCCGGCGTCTTCCCGGTGCGGTTCGACCGTTTCAGCCCCTATTTCACCCAAGCGGACAGCTTTGGGCTCGACCTCGAACCGCTCGATTATCACGAGCTGAACTATCCCTTCCCGGAAGAGGTGGTCTGGAACATGGCCTACTATTTCCGCGACCGGAACATCGACGCGCCCTACCAGGTCGACCTCGCCGAGCATCTGGCGCATCTGCGCGAGGCGGTGACGAAATGGCGCGCGCGCTGGGAATCGGAGGCGGGCGCGCCGCGTCTGCGCCTGATCGAGGACGATTATGGCTGGCTGGTCGAGGATCAGCGCACCGGCCACAAGGTCGAGCACGAGCTCGACGATCCAGACGTCGAACTGCTGCGCGCACTGGAGACGCCGCAGGCGCTCACCAAGGCACGCGAGATGAATGCCGACAGTCTCGCCTATCTGCAGGAGCTGGGGCTGCTGTTCGAGGAGCGCGGTCGGGTGATGTCGCTGGTCATGGAAGGCACGCGGCACGATCTCGATGCCGGACTGCACAGCTTCGCCGGCTCCAAGGGCCGGGCGGAGAACGCGGCGCTCGGTCTTACCTTCTGA
- a CDS encoding YcjF family protein → MTAETEAVASEPVVANVAAKRQQAQAIVSKYAAWSSAFGVLPIPFADIAGISGTQVAMVVALCKLYGVKFSESWVRTILSAIAGGVAPWAVTSGVVTTFLKSVPGWGLGVGFVGMAGLSNLATRTIGKLFIEHFEAGGTLSDVDTDAMKASLSDEMSKKKN, encoded by the coding sequence ATGACTGCAGAAACCGAAGCCGTCGCTTCCGAACCCGTCGTCGCCAATGTCGCCGCCAAGCGCCAGCAGGCCCAGGCCATCGTCTCCAAATATGCCGCCTGGTCCTCGGCCTTCGGCGTGCTGCCGATCCCGTTTGCCGACATTGCCGGGATCTCCGGCACCCAGGTCGCCATGGTGGTGGCGCTCTGCAAACTCTACGGCGTGAAATTCTCCGAAAGCTGGGTCCGCACCATTCTCAGCGCCATCGCCGGCGGTGTCGCGCCCTGGGCCGTCACCAGCGGTGTCGTGACCACGTTCCTCAAGTCCGTTCCGGGCTGGGGTCTCGGCGTCGGCTTCGTCGGCATGGCCGGGCTCTCCAACCTCGCGACCCGGACCATCGGTAAGTTGTTCATCGAGCACTTCGAAGCCGGCGGCACCCTCTCGGATGTCGACACGGACGCGATGAAGGCATCTCTGTCCGACGAGATGAGCAAGAAAAAGAACTGA
- a CDS encoding AAA family ATPase — translation MPAKIITFVTMKGGSGKSTSAMCLGAYWHKQGAKVALIDADPAGTLVRWIEAGEDLADLAAATAGPGTVEKQIDAFLKDGFDTIIIDTPGFQSEATDAAIRRADLLLIPMRPSPIDYQVAADTAEHVARLSTAPVRFVLSQTTRGSVIARHMRAQMEDAGLQPMNVEFPARVAYGEAALAGTTPSYYQPRGAAAAEIAEFAAETDKLLSRRRAKAGKASETV, via the coding sequence GTGCCAGCGAAGATCATCACCTTCGTCACCATGAAAGGCGGAAGCGGCAAGAGCACGTCCGCGATGTGCCTCGGCGCCTATTGGCACAAGCAAGGCGCAAAGGTCGCGCTGATCGATGCCGATCCGGCCGGAACGCTCGTGCGCTGGATCGAGGCGGGCGAGGATCTGGCCGATCTGGCCGCAGCCACCGCCGGCCCCGGCACGGTCGAGAAACAGATCGATGCCTTTCTCAAGGACGGGTTCGACACCATCATCATCGACACGCCCGGTTTCCAGTCCGAAGCGACGGACGCCGCGATCCGCCGGGCGGATCTGCTGCTGATCCCGATGCGTCCCTCGCCGATTGACTATCAGGTGGCCGCCGACACGGCGGAGCATGTGGCGCGGCTCAGCACCGCGCCGGTGCGCTTCGTCCTCAGCCAGACGACACGGGGCAGTGTGATCGCGCGCCACATGCGCGCGCAGATGGAAGACGCCGGGCTTCAACCCATGAATGTGGAATTTCCGGCCCGAGTCGCTTATGGTGAAGCCGCTCTGGCGGGAACCACACCGAGCTATTACCAGCCGCGCGGCGCAGCCGCTGCGGAAATCGCGGAATTCGCGGCCGAGACCGACAAACTGCTGTCCCGCCGCCGCGCCAAGGCAGGAAAAGCGAGCGAGACGGTATGA
- a CDS encoding 4'-phosphopantetheinyl transferase family protein, which translates to MPGIPAPSASWPFPELGLQVAMAEAVFEHRISEPGDFAAAGIPMPEDLVEAVPMRRAAHLAGRVCAREALRAAGAGESLVGRDRSGAPVWPAGFRGSITHAGRTAAAAAIRAAACRGIGLDYEIVMTGAAAEEISDLVLRPADRRGIASLAGTSFEEGATLVFSLKESLYKAISPSLGGFTGFEDAELAWIGGGRARLRLVRRLSDALPDGTEMDCVYALSGDLVRTLAVFA; encoded by the coding sequence ATGCCCGGTATTCCAGCGCCCTCGGCATCCTGGCCTTTCCCGGAGTTGGGGCTGCAGGTGGCCATGGCCGAGGCGGTCTTCGAGCATCGCATCTCCGAGCCGGGCGATTTCGCTGCCGCCGGCATTCCGATGCCGGAGGATCTGGTCGAGGCCGTCCCGATGCGCCGTGCGGCCCATCTCGCCGGGCGGGTCTGTGCCCGGGAGGCGCTGCGTGCGGCAGGAGCGGGCGAATCTCTGGTTGGGCGGGACCGTTCGGGCGCGCCGGTCTGGCCGGCCGGATTTCGGGGTTCGATCACCCATGCGGGCAGGACGGCCGCCGCCGCCGCGATCCGCGCCGCCGCCTGCCGGGGGATCGGGCTCGATTACGAAATCGTCATGACGGGCGCGGCCGCGGAAGAGATATCCGACCTCGTGCTCCGCCCGGCCGACCGGCGAGGGATTGCCAGCCTTGCGGGAACCTCCTTCGAGGAGGGGGCGACGCTGGTCTTCTCCCTCAAGGAAAGTCTCTACAAGGCGATCTCGCCGTCGCTCGGAGGTTTCACAGGCTTCGAGGACGCGGAGCTCGCCTGGATCGGCGGTGGTCGGGCAAGGCTTCGGCTTGTGCGCCGTCTGTCGGACGCCTTGCCCGACGGTACCGAGATGGACTGTGTCTATGCGCTGTCGGGTGATCTGGTGCGAA